One window of Mediterraneibacter butyricigenes genomic DNA carries:
- a CDS encoding Type 1 glutamine amidotransferase-like domain-containing protein yields the protein MNGKHLFLTSAGLTDKMKEKFFDIIGKCPKDVKVLYIPTAGIETDGARESLAICFHELFLMGIQYENILVYNLELILSKDYQRTYSSYVTTPFMLTRLLTFEELNQFDAVFVSGGDVSVLCREMSRTGFDRILNNAIKNGLIYVGISAGSMYAAGNLTDGLHIIDNPIIPHWNGSETTVLPNGKDEIKLADGKAVYVEDNYMSVI from the coding sequence ATGAATGGAAAACATCTATTTCTTACATCTGCAGGGTTGACCGATAAGATGAAAGAGAAATTCTTTGATATTATTGGAAAGTGTCCGAAGGATGTGAAAGTGCTTTATATTCCAACAGCTGGCATTGAAACAGATGGTGCAAGAGAGTCGCTTGCAATATGTTTTCATGAACTCTTTCTAATGGGAATTCAGTACGAAAATATATTAGTGTACAATCTGGAATTAATTCTTTCAAAAGACTATCAAAGAACCTATTCTTCGTATGTTACAACCCCGTTTATGCTTACAAGGCTATTAACTTTTGAAGAATTAAACCAATTTGATGCTGTTTTTGTCAGTGGTGGTGATGTATCTGTGCTTTGTCGTGAAATGTCTAGAACTGGTTTTGATAGAATACTTAATAATGCAATTAAAAACGGACTTATATATGTCGGAATCAGTGCAGGAAGTATGTATGCGGCGGGAAATTTAACAGATGGATTACATATTATTGACAATCCTATTATCCCCCATTGGAATGGTTCTGAAACAACAGTATTACCGAACGGCAAAGATGAGATTAAGCTTGCTGATGGAAAAGCTGTTTATGTAGAGGATAATTACATGAGTGTAATATGA
- a CDS encoding response regulator transcription factor: MNYKILMVDDDRELLKMLNQYFTLKNYTVIIAENGIEAMEKISVNPDIILLDVNMPGMDGIEVCRRIRDMVSCPIIFLTAKVEEQDRVMGLLSGGDDYVLKPFSLKELDARIIAHLKREERLHRKKEQGFYGELVIDYASKCAHIKGNALELTKLEYEIIEFLSMNPEMIFDKERIYEKISGYDTEGDSRVVTELIRRIRNKIKRYTKHEYIETVWGMGYKWKK; encoded by the coding sequence ATGAACTATAAAATTTTAATGGTTGATGATGATAGAGAATTGCTAAAAATGTTGAATCAATACTTTACATTGAAGAATTATACAGTGATTATTGCAGAAAATGGCATAGAAGCAATGGAAAAGATAAGTGTAAATCCCGATATTATTTTATTGGATGTAAATATGCCGGGAATGGACGGAATTGAAGTGTGCAGAAGAATCAGAGATATGGTTTCCTGTCCGATTATTTTTTTGACCGCAAAAGTAGAAGAACAGGATCGAGTAATGGGATTGTTGTCTGGTGGCGATGATTATGTTTTAAAACCATTCAGTTTGAAAGAATTAGATGCCAGAATTATTGCTCATTTGAAACGTGAAGAACGTTTACATAGGAAAAAAGAACAAGGGTTTTATGGAGAATTAGTAATTGACTATGCCAGTAAATGTGCACATATTAAAGGGAATGCTTTAGAGCTTACTAAATTAGAATATGAGATTATAGAATTTTTATCCATGAATCCTGAAATGATTTTTGATAAAGAACGTATTTATGAAAAGATTAGTGGATATGACACAGAAGGAGATAGTCGAGTAGTGACTGAACTAATCCGTAGAATTCGTAATAAAATAAAACGATATACAAAACATGAATATATTGAAACAGTATGGGGGATGGGATATAAATGGAAAAAATAA
- a CDS encoding HAMP domain-containing sensor histidine kinase, which yields MEKIKNLSLRKTIVLYMIVSLIVSFYLSALIMRMAATIQDDIWWKYVDQEKYFEMAEGDGRKYLTDVPRPNSYEMKKFDYHVSEICDFLQTFTVLIVSVVGNIIAVFLFYKHKLKNPIEELELASQQVGRNNLDFHITYENKDEMGRLCEEFERMKEQLAENNHQLWKIIEEEKALRAAIAHDIRSPLSVLAGYQEMLSEYLPEEEIDMDRALGMVNESKKQIERMDTFVETMRKMSSLDTRELVVEEITSMQLEIDIQAELNVFEKKFGKRCELECVETAEKFSGDKEVILEVIENLLSNAFRYAKTKVEMEVLLTCSELQIRVKDDGVGFTVDKQKATELFYQQNVKDSLKHSGMGMYISRLYCEKHGGQLLIENEKQSGAVITAVFHRIA from the coding sequence ATGGAAAAAATAAAAAATCTTTCGTTAAGAAAAACCATTGTCTTATATATGATAGTCAGTTTGATAGTTAGTTTTTATCTTTCGGCATTGATTATGCGAATGGCAGCAACTATACAAGATGACATTTGGTGGAAATACGTAGATCAAGAAAAGTATTTTGAAATGGCTGAAGGTGACGGTAGAAAGTATTTGACAGATGTTCCGAGACCGAATTCTTATGAAATGAAAAAATTTGATTATCATGTATCAGAGATATGTGACTTCCTTCAGACGTTTACAGTACTTATTGTGTCTGTGGTAGGCAATATCATAGCAGTGTTTCTTTTTTATAAGCATAAATTAAAAAATCCCATTGAAGAATTAGAACTGGCATCACAACAGGTTGGTCGAAATAATTTGGATTTTCATATTACCTATGAAAATAAGGATGAAATGGGAAGATTGTGCGAGGAATTTGAACGGATGAAGGAGCAGCTTGCAGAAAATAACCATCAATTATGGAAAATAATTGAGGAAGAAAAGGCTTTGCGAGCAGCGATTGCACATGATATCCGTTCACCGCTATCTGTATTGGCGGGGTATCAGGAAATGCTTTCAGAATATCTTCCTGAAGAAGAGATAGATATGGATCGAGCCTTAGGTATGGTAAATGAGAGTAAAAAACAGATTGAACGCATGGATACATTTGTAGAAACAATGAGGAAGATGAGCAGTTTAGATACAAGGGAGTTAGTGGTAGAAGAAATTACAAGTATGCAGTTAGAAATAGATATACAGGCAGAGTTGAATGTGTTTGAGAAAAAATTTGGAAAAAGATGCGAATTAGAATGTGTGGAAACAGCAGAAAAATTTTCGGGAGATAAGGAAGTGATTTTAGAGGTTATAGAAAACCTTTTGTCAAATGCCTTTCGTTATGCTAAAACAAAAGTGGAAATGGAAGTTCTCCTTACTTGTTCTGAATTACAAATCAGAGTAAAGGATGATGGAGTGGGTTTTACAGTAGACAAGCAAAAGGCAACAGAGCTTTTTTATCAGCAAAATGTGAAAGACAGTTTGAAACATTCAGGAATGGGCATGTATATCAGTAGGTTGTATTGTGAAAAGCATGGCGGACAGTTACTAATAGAAAATGAAAAACAGAGTGGAGCTGTAATAACAGCAGTATTTCATCGGATTGCATAA
- a CDS encoding ABC transporter permease: MIAIFKREIKNYLKRPLFWVGILLVIYGVFNTTSPYLTTHYLGQGEKIINDYPDTVRLGDVYEGYIPANPEKHREIWSGQIKQALIDELEMSDLEAQSVMSKLVDMELEEAFVYLEEKYDWYSARYMYEDSAYYKGTPEEINTYLNEKMKNKAFSFYYSRKFADFAGLFMCFFATIMLAVLFLQDTKKHTYELLHTKPITAGKYVFGKVSAGFAICLIALTIINLLFWALCVIYTKDSGFEVRFWDFIVSTVLYILPNMLMIVSVYTLISLIFKNPLPGVPLLILYMVYSNMGGRNAEGVYGYWGRPFAIMVRFPNQLFDTTPPPMAFLNQSLLILASGVIILISIQIWKRRRM, translated from the coding sequence ATGATTGCTATTTTTAAAAGAGAGATTAAGAATTATCTAAAGCGACCGTTATTTTGGGTAGGTATTCTGCTTGTGATTTATGGTGTGTTTAATACGACAAGTCCATATTTAACCACACATTATTTAGGGCAAGGCGAGAAAATTATCAATGATTATCCTGATACAGTTCGCTTAGGAGATGTTTATGAAGGATATATTCCTGCGAATCCTGAAAAACATCGAGAAATATGGAGTGGACAGATAAAACAAGCACTAATTGATGAATTAGAAATGTCTGATTTAGAGGCACAATCCGTAATGAGCAAACTTGTTGATATGGAGTTAGAAGAAGCATTCGTATATCTGGAGGAAAAATATGATTGGTATAGTGCAAGATATATGTACGAAGATAGTGCCTATTACAAAGGAACGCCAGAAGAAATCAACACATATCTGAACGAAAAAATGAAAAATAAGGCGTTTTCTTTTTATTACTCAAGAAAATTTGCTGATTTTGCAGGGTTGTTTATGTGTTTTTTTGCAACAATTATGTTAGCGGTTCTGTTTTTACAGGATACGAAAAAGCATACTTATGAATTGCTTCACACGAAACCGATCACTGCCGGAAAGTATGTATTTGGAAAAGTAAGCGCAGGATTTGCAATTTGTTTGATTGCTCTGACTATTATAAATCTATTATTTTGGGCATTGTGTGTTATTTATACAAAAGACAGTGGGTTTGAAGTGCGGTTCTGGGATTTTATAGTTTCTACTGTACTTTATATACTTCCCAATATGCTGATGATTGTAAGTGTATATACATTGATTTCACTCATATTTAAAAATCCACTTCCGGGAGTGCCGCTTCTGATTCTTTACATGGTATATTCCAATATGGGCGGAAGAAATGCGGAAGGAGTTTATGGATATTGGGGAAGACCTTTTGCGATTATGGTTCGATTCCCCAATCAGCTTTTCGATACAACACCGCCGCCAATGGCATTTTTAAATCAGAGTTTACTTATTTTAGCATCTGGAGTGATTATTCTGATTTCAATACAGATTTGGAAGAGGAGGCGGATGTAA
- a CDS encoding ABC transporter ATP-binding protein: MSIHIEDLTVRFKNGVTAINHANLNIPNGIFGLLGENGAGKTTLMRVLTTVLKPTSGTVTLDGILYSERNYEKIQRKIGYLPQEIELYPNLTVQECLEYMGDLAGVPKAECKKRIEYYLKKTSLAEHRKKKMKQLSGGMKRRVGLVQALLNEPEFLIVDEPTTGLDPEERIRIRNLLVDFSENRTVLFSTHVVEDLAATCNQLAIMHKGRFLYAGSMKNLTEEAQGKIWICKVPDERKAREVEQKYRITSKQYVEGGLQLRVISEIQPELECMSIPATLEDAYIYVTNQYE; this comes from the coding sequence ATGAGTATTCATATTGAGGATTTAACAGTAAGATTTAAAAATGGTGTGACAGCAATCAATCATGCGAATTTAAATATACCGAATGGAATTTTTGGATTATTGGGAGAAAATGGAGCAGGAAAGACAACTTTGATGAGGGTTTTAACTACTGTACTTAAACCTACAAGTGGAACGGTCACATTGGACGGGATTTTATATAGTGAAAGAAACTATGAAAAAATTCAGAGAAAAATAGGGTATCTGCCACAGGAAATTGAACTTTATCCTAATTTGACTGTTCAGGAGTGTTTAGAGTATATGGGTGATTTGGCAGGTGTTCCAAAAGCAGAATGCAAGAAACGAATAGAATATTATTTGAAAAAGACCAGTCTTGCAGAACACCGGAAAAAGAAAATGAAACAGTTGTCAGGCGGTATGAAACGACGGGTAGGATTGGTGCAGGCGCTTTTAAATGAACCGGAATTTTTAATTGTGGATGAGCCGACTACCGGTTTAGATCCAGAGGAACGTATTCGCATCCGCAATTTGTTAGTAGATTTTTCTGAAAACAGAACGGTTTTGTTTTCAACTCATGTGGTAGAAGACTTAGCTGCCACCTGCAATCAGCTTGCAATTATGCATAAAGGTCGATTTCTGTATGCGGGTTCTATGAAGAATTTGACAGAAGAAGCACAGGGGAAAATCTGGATTTGCAAAGTACCTGATGAGAGAAAAGCAAGAGAAGTGGAACAGAAGTATCGTATTACATCAAAACAGTATGTTGAGGGGGGATTGCAGTTAAGAGTGATTTCTGAAATACAGCCAGAATTGGAGTGTATGTCAATTCCTGCAACGTTGGAAGATGCTTATATTTATGTGACGAATCAATACGAGTAG
- a CDS encoding penicillin-binding transpeptidase domain-containing protein has product MYTNWYFESIDKQLGASTINSYLQQIGYGNENISGDFSSYWMQSSLKISPVEQVELLKNLYRNNFNFTPANIHAVKNSIHLTASENGEFMEKPEPDE; this is encoded by the coding sequence ATATATACAAACTGGTATTTTGAATCAATCGACAAGCAGCTCGGAGCTTCCACTATAAATTCATACCTTCAGCAAATAGGATATGGCAATGAAAATATATCCGGAGATTTCTCTTCCTACTGGATGCAGTCATCCTTAAAGATTTCACCAGTAGAACAAGTTGAACTTTTGAAAAATTTATATCGAAACAACTTCAACTTTACTCCTGCTAATATTCATGCCGTCAAAAATTCCATCCATCTTACCGCCTCTGAAAATGGAGAATTTATGGAAAAACCGGAACCGGACGAGTGA
- a CDS encoding DUF6219 family protein, with translation MKSHKYWSIGALITMLGTFYTGYKGSKEGHKYFAASSLLCMIMAIYTGHKMISGKSRKKKEVSVESVED, from the coding sequence ATGAAATCACATAAATATTGGTCTATCGGTGCACTGATTACAATGCTTGGAACTTTTTATACAGGTTATAAGGGATCAAAAGAAGGCCATAAGTACTTTGCAGCAAGTTCTTTGCTTTGCATGATTATGGCTATTTATACAGGACACAAGATGATTTCTGGTAAAAGTAGGAAGAAAAAAGAAGTTTCAGTAGAGAGTGTTGAAGATTAA
- a CDS encoding CpXC domain-containing protein, which yields MFECLQKITCPSCHYEGNFELWDSINTALDPEMKEKVLNQSIFLYTCPNCGETFRLNYPTLYHQMEDLIMIYLVPESEVEKTCEIFCEKNALADFHTEKYLNRVVTSPNQLVEKIQIFDAGKDDRIMELVKLLATDSILKNDPDKEFDELRFAVDDDGTNILVIINKSEITGAVDIDNMYEFASSHCDDFKDLRDDEDVVINREWILNKLTEEEN from the coding sequence GTGTTTGAATGCCTTCAAAAGATTACTTGCCCTTCCTGCCATTATGAGGGGAATTTTGAGCTTTGGGACAGTATTAATACTGCACTGGATCCTGAAATGAAAGAGAAGGTACTTAATCAATCTATTTTCCTTTATACTTGCCCGAACTGTGGAGAGACCTTCCGTTTAAACTACCCTACACTCTATCACCAGATGGAAGATCTTATCATGATTTATCTGGTTCCGGAATCAGAAGTGGAAAAGACATGTGAAATATTTTGTGAAAAAAATGCTTTAGCTGATTTTCATACTGAAAAGTACTTAAACCGAGTTGTAACGTCACCAAATCAGCTCGTTGAAAAGATCCAGATCTTTGATGCTGGTAAGGATGACAGGATAATGGAACTTGTCAAATTACTTGCGACAGATTCTATTCTCAAAAATGATCCTGATAAAGAATTTGATGAACTGCGCTTTGCTGTCGATGACGACGGAACAAATATTCTTGTAATCATTAATAAGAGTGAGATTACTGGTGCAGTTGACATTGACAATATGTATGAATTTGCTTCTTCACACTGCGATGATTTCAAGGATCTCCGCGATGATGAGGATGTTGTTATCAATAGGGAGTGGATCCTTAACAAACTTACCGAAGAAGAAAATTAA
- a CDS encoding GTP pyrophosphokinase produces the protein MTKEEVEKLWMDNPESMQFLKNATKFYNLMMMYRCAIREIQTKLEVLDDEFSVENNRNPISFIKTRIKKPNSIYNKLQKMGHDFTTENIQTYLNDVAGVRIVCAFIDDIYMISDLITQQDDIKVIEVKDYIKNPKPNGYRSYHMIVEIPVFFAKGKTPMRVELQIRTNGMDFWATLEHQLRYKKGIEEMPGYEEISEELLHSARVVIEADNEMQRIKDKIGMFHEI, from the coding sequence ATGACAAAGGAAGAAGTAGAAAAACTCTGGATGGATAATCCGGAATCAATGCAGTTTTTAAAGAATGCTACAAAGTTTTATAATTTAATGATGATGTACCGTTGTGCTATCCGGGAAATTCAAACCAAACTTGAAGTTTTAGATGATGAATTTTCAGTTGAGAACAATCGAAATCCTATTTCATTTATAAAGACAAGAATTAAGAAACCCAATAGTATTTATAATAAACTGCAGAAAATGGGACATGATTTTACAACAGAGAATATACAAACATATCTAAATGATGTAGCAGGTGTTCGAATAGTTTGTGCATTTATTGATGATATTTATATGATATCTGATTTGATCACACAACAAGATGATATCAAAGTTATTGAAGTAAAGGATTATATAAAAAATCCCAAACCAAATGGCTATCGAAGCTATCACATGATTGTTGAGATTCCTGTATTTTTTGCTAAGGGTAAAACACCTATGCGTGTAGAACTTCAAATCCGGACTAATGGGATGGATTTCTGGGCAACGTTGGAACATCAGCTTCGTTATAAAAAAGGCATTGAAGAAATGCCTGGATATGAAGAGATCAGTGAAGAATTACTTCATTCTGCAAGAGTTGTCATTGAAGCAGATAATGAAATGCAGAGAATAAAAGACAAAATTGGTATGTTCCACGAAATTTAA
- the cls gene encoding cardiolipin synthase — MKQDTLEGKAKTKNGVKRLCFSIICILLEVVFIITIVTRLNEYAEIINLFTRILSGILVLGLYASDKTSSMKMPWVILILIFPIMGVGLYLLIGLNGGTHKMRERYAEIDSKLLPMLSDNQECLSRINETIPKAGNIASYIQRNSQYPIYQNTDVMYFDEAVKGLETQLEDLAKAQKFIFMEYHAIEDAEAWHKIQKILEERVKVGVEVRIFYDDMGSIGFINTDFVKKMECVGIHCRVFNPFVPGLNLFLNNRDHRKITVIDGKVGFTGGYNLANEYFNYTHPYGQWKDTGIRLEGDAVQSLTVTFLEMWNAVSDKDANDPDFGKYIFHYDYKAQQTGFIQPYADSPMDNEQVGEEVYISMINKAEKYCWFMTPYLIITDEMTHALCLAAKRGVDVRIITPGIPDKKFIYNITRSFYHGLVKHGVHVYEWTPGFCHAKMSVVDDCMATCGTINLDYRSLYHHFENGCFMIDCQSVLDIKSDLIKTMGECRDVTEQYCTGRSAYLRLGQLFMRLFAGLL, encoded by the coding sequence ATGAAACAAGATACTTTAGAAGGAAAAGCGAAAACAAAAAACGGAGTAAAACGATTGTGTTTTTCCATAATCTGCATTCTTCTAGAAGTAGTTTTTATTATTACTATTGTAACACGCTTAAATGAATATGCAGAAATCATAAATCTATTTACAAGGATTTTAAGTGGAATTTTAGTTTTGGGATTGTATGCATCAGATAAGACATCTTCCATGAAAATGCCTTGGGTTATATTAATTTTAATTTTCCCAATTATGGGTGTAGGCCTATATTTATTGATTGGTTTGAATGGCGGCACACATAAAATGCGTGAGCGATATGCAGAAATTGATAGCAAATTGTTACCAATGCTTTCCGATAATCAGGAGTGTTTAAGCAGAATAAACGAAACGATTCCGAAGGCAGGAAATATTGCAAGTTATATACAAAGAAATTCACAGTATCCAATCTATCAGAATACGGATGTGATGTATTTCGATGAAGCAGTAAAGGGATTAGAGACCCAGCTTGAAGATCTTGCAAAGGCACAGAAGTTTATCTTCATGGAGTATCATGCTATAGAAGATGCAGAGGCGTGGCATAAGATCCAAAAGATTCTGGAAGAACGAGTAAAAGTTGGAGTGGAAGTACGCATATTTTATGATGATATGGGTTCTATAGGATTTATTAATACTGATTTTGTAAAAAAAATGGAGTGCGTAGGAATTCATTGCCGTGTATTCAATCCGTTTGTACCAGGTTTAAATTTGTTCTTGAACAATCGTGATCATAGAAAAATAACGGTTATTGACGGGAAAGTTGGGTTTACCGGTGGATACAACCTCGCAAATGAATATTTTAATTATACACATCCTTATGGACAATGGAAAGATACAGGTATTCGTTTAGAAGGAGATGCTGTTCAGTCACTCACAGTGACATTTTTGGAAATGTGGAATGCGGTTAGTGATAAAGATGCGAATGATCCTGATTTTGGTAAATATATTTTTCATTATGATTACAAGGCGCAGCAAACGGGGTTTATTCAGCCTTATGCAGACAGTCCTATGGATAATGAACAGGTTGGAGAAGAAGTTTATATTAGTATGATAAATAAAGCTGAAAAATACTGTTGGTTCATGACTCCATATCTGATTATAACAGACGAAATGACACATGCGTTATGTTTGGCTGCTAAGCGAGGAGTGGATGTCAGAATTATTACACCGGGTATTCCAGACAAAAAATTTATTTATAATATCACTCGTTCTTTTTATCATGGATTGGTTAAACATGGTGTGCATGTTTATGAATGGACTCCTGGTTTCTGCCATGCAAAAATGAGTGTGGTGGATGACTGTATGGCAACTTGTGGAACAATTAATCTGGATTATCGAAGTTTATACCATCATTTTGAAAATGGATGTTTTATGATAGATTGTCAGTCTGTTTTAGATATAAAGAGTGATTTGATAAAAACCATGGGTGAATGTCGTGATGTGACAGAACAATATTGTACCGGACGCAGTGCATATTTACGATTAGGACAATTATTTATGAGATTATTTGCTGGATTGCTATAA